The following proteins come from a genomic window of Candidatus Saccharibacteria bacterium oral taxon 488:
- a CDS encoding 50S ribosomal protein L34 produces MPKRTFQPHKRHRAKTHGFRARVSTKAGRAVLKRRRLKGRAKIAI; encoded by the coding sequence ATGCCAAAGCGAACATTTCAACCACACAAGCGACATCGCGCCAAGACGCACGGTTTTCGAGCTCGTGTTTCGACCAAGGCTGGTCGCGCTGTTTTAAAGCGCCGTCGCCTCAAGGGTCGCGCCAAGATCGCTATCTAA